In Raphanus sativus cultivar WK10039 chromosome 5, ASM80110v3, whole genome shotgun sequence, the following proteins share a genomic window:
- the LOC108863559 gene encoding E3 ubiquitin-protein ligase NLA, with the protein MKFCKKYEEYMQEQKEKKNLPGVGFKKLKKILKKCRRRDHLPSLIASSSQQHGNNCPRECTVCDGTFFPELQKEMEDIVVWFNENAQKLLELHLASSFKKCLTWFTGNTRKTSHLGLIQEGKDLVNYALINAVAIRKILKKYDKIHESSQGQAFKTQVQKMRIEILQSPWLCELMAFHINLKESQKESGAVLASPPSLLGGCSFIFDDGKPFLSCELSDSVKVDIDLTCSICLDTVFDPISLTCGHIYCYMCACSAASVNVVDGLKAADPSEKCPLCREVCVYKGAVHLDELSILLKRSCREYWEERRKTERAERLQQAKEYWDYQCRSFTGV; encoded by the exons ATGAAATTCTGTAAGAAGTATGAGGAGTACATGCAAGAacagaaggagaagaagaatctaCCTGGTGTCGGCTTCAAGAAGCTAAAGAAGATTCTCAAGAAATGCAGAAGAAGAGATCATCTTCCTTCTCTTATTGCTTCGAGCAGTCAACAACATGGCAACAACTGTCCTCGTGAATGCACAG TTTGTGATGGAACCTTTTTCCCGGAGCTTCAGAAGGAAATGGAGGATATAGTAGTATGGTTTAACGAGAATGCACAGAAGCTTCTTGAGTTACATTTAGCTTCTAGTTTCAAAAAGTgtcttacttggttcacaggcAATACCCGCAAAACGAGCCATCTTGGTTTGATCCAAGAAGGCAAAGACTTGGTTAACTACGCCCTCATCAACGCCGTAGCCATTAGAAAAATCCTCAAGAAATACGACAAG ATTCATGAGTCAAGCCAAGGACAAGCGTTTAAGACGCAGGTCCAGAAAATGCGAATAGAAATCCTCCAATCACCATGGCTATGCGAGCTTATGGCGTTTCACATCAATCTAAAAGAATCTCAGAAGGAGTCTGGAGCTGTTTTGGCTTCTCCTCCATCACTCCTTGGTGGTTGCTCTTTTATCTTTGATGATGGGAAGCCTTTTCTTTCCTGCGAGCTCTCTGATTCTGTTAAAGTTGACATCGACTTGACTTGTTCAATATGCCTG GACACGGTGTTTGATCCGATATCATTAACCTGCGGTCACATATATTGCTACATGTGTGCATGTTCTGCTGCGTCAGTAAACGTAGTTGATGGCTTGAAAGCCGCAGACCCATCTGAAAAATGCCCGCTTTGCCGTGAG GTTTGCGTTTATAAAGGTGCTGTTCACTTGGACGAGCTCAGTATCTTACTTAAGAGAAG CTGCCGAGAGTATTGGGAAGAAAGGCGTAAAACAGAGAGAGCAGAGAGGTTGCAGCAAGCCAAAGAGTATTGGGACTATCAATGTCGAAGCTTCACTGGAGTATAA
- the LOC108858474 gene encoding outer mitochondrial transmembrane helix translocase: MPSLLSELRQSQVLDGIQNENKSTKKSLKDVVTENEFEKRLLSVVIPPRDIGVSFDDIGALVNVKDTLKELVMLPLLRPELFGKGQLTKPTKGILLFGSPGTGKTMLAKAVATEAGQVVW; this comes from the exons ATGCCCAGTCTTCTTTCTGAACTGAGGCAGTCTCAG GTGTTGGATGGGATTCAAAACGAAAACAAGAGCACAAAGAAATCTCTCAAA GATGTTGTTACTGAGAATGAATTCGAAAAAAGACTATTATCAGTCGTCATTCCTCCAAGGGATATTGGTGTTTCGTTTGATGATATTGGAGCTTTGGTAAATGTGAAAGACACCTTGAAGGAGTTGGTGATGCTTCCTCTTCTGAGACCTGAATTGTTTGGCAAAGGCCAGCTTACAAAG CCTACAAAGGGTATACTGTTGTTTGGATCGCCTGGTACAGGGAAGACGATGCTGGCAAAGGCGGTGGCAACAGAGGCTGGCCAAG TGGTTTGGTGA
- the LOC108859189 gene encoding glutathione S-transferase F4 isoform X1 — MDWTKKVSRLMTNWKREVELRNLGYKVYGNPFSTSTRRVLAVLLEKGLSYESITVDLKSGEQKTESFLSLNPFGQIPVFVDGNIKLRESRAITQYIAYVHSARGTQLLYLQSHETMAILTVWMEIEAHQFDPFASKLTWEQAIKPIYGLETDKEVVKENEANLEKVLDVYEKRLGKYKFLACNTFTLADLHHLPNIQYLLGTPTKRLFEDRPKVRKWVTEITGREAWKMACDHEKYWFGKQMK, encoded by the exons ATGGACTGGACTAAGAAGGTGTCCAGGCTTATGACAAATTGGAAGCGTGAGGTAGAACTAAGAAATCTCG GTTACAAGGTCTATGGCAATCCTTTCTCCACCAGCACGAGGCGTGTTCTTGCTGTTCTCCTTGAGAAAGGGCTCTCTTACGAATCCATTACCGTGGATTTAAAATCTGGTGAACAGAAGACGGAGTCTTTCCTCTCTCTCAAC CCTTTTGGTCAAATCCCAGTTTTTGTAGATGGAAACATTAAGCTGCGTG AGTCTCGAGCCATAACACAATACATCGCATATGTTCATAGCGCAAGAGGCACACAACTTCTGTACCTTCAAAGCCACGAGACAATGGCAATACTAACAGTGTGGATGGAAATCGAAGCTCACCAGTTCGATCCATTTGCGTCGAAACTCACTTGGGAGCAAGCCATTAAGCCTATTTACGGTCTAGAGACTGACAAAGAGGTCGTCAAAGAAAACGAGGCTAATCTAGAGAAGGTTCTAGATGTCTACGAGAAACGACTCGGGAAATATAAATTCTTAGCTTGCAATACCTTTACTTTGGCTGATCTTCATCACTTGCCCAATATACAATACCTTTTGGGAACACCAACAAAGAGATTGTTCGAAGATCGACCTAAAGTGCGTAAGTGGGTGACTGAGATTACGGGTAGAGAGGCTTGGAAAATGGCTTGTGATCATGAAAAGTACTGGTTTGGTAAGCAAATGAAATAA
- the LOC108859189 gene encoding glutathione S-transferase F4 isoform X2: MDWTKKVSRLMTNWKREVELRNLGYKVYGNPFSTSTRRVLAVLLEKGLSYESITVDLKSGEQKTESFLSLNVKSRAITQYIAYVHSARGTQLLYLQSHETMAILTVWMEIEAHQFDPFASKLTWEQAIKPIYGLETDKEVVKENEANLEKVLDVYEKRLGKYKFLACNTFTLADLHHLPNIQYLLGTPTKRLFEDRPKVRKWVTEITGREAWKMACDHEKYWFGKQMK; encoded by the exons ATGGACTGGACTAAGAAGGTGTCCAGGCTTATGACAAATTGGAAGCGTGAGGTAGAACTAAGAAATCTCG GTTACAAGGTCTATGGCAATCCTTTCTCCACCAGCACGAGGCGTGTTCTTGCTGTTCTCCTTGAGAAAGGGCTCTCTTACGAATCCATTACCGTGGATTTAAAATCTGGTGAACAGAAGACGGAGTCTTTCCTCTCTCTCAACGTAA AGTCTCGAGCCATAACACAATACATCGCATATGTTCATAGCGCAAGAGGCACACAACTTCTGTACCTTCAAAGCCACGAGACAATGGCAATACTAACAGTGTGGATGGAAATCGAAGCTCACCAGTTCGATCCATTTGCGTCGAAACTCACTTGGGAGCAAGCCATTAAGCCTATTTACGGTCTAGAGACTGACAAAGAGGTCGTCAAAGAAAACGAGGCTAATCTAGAGAAGGTTCTAGATGTCTACGAGAAACGACTCGGGAAATATAAATTCTTAGCTTGCAATACCTTTACTTTGGCTGATCTTCATCACTTGCCCAATATACAATACCTTTTGGGAACACCAACAAAGAGATTGTTCGAAGATCGACCTAAAGTGCGTAAGTGGGTGACTGAGATTACGGGTAGAGAGGCTTGGAAAATGGCTTGTGATCATGAAAAGTACTGGTTTGGTAAGCAAATGAAATAA